The Mesorhizobium koreense genome includes a window with the following:
- a CDS encoding VPA1269 family protein, whose amino-acid sequence MLTLRFIDNCDDALLISAAGIMANTSDEIVVVTTMPTTAELRAAVEKFEVEIRSEFRRLFEREYSDIKKSFGSLRLLEKNSSGREGELYGLTLQNKRNPPRFSHLTNKSVLQGLIRLGILSEHSSKGQPRTRLDRGSGHIADLVGALSQEMKLRLITEVLSGDLDEALLVDQSAEVGFEKLKQIVRGSDDPVEILEHLLRAASDFFLEQKLRTAGTPAGKGTGRVYAPAWFAQYLAKIGVWLWPFRLESSLFGFYPTRWLPIAFRLSVPSSMRSFAEHCLSAAAPNVTRGTSKERIGWVFLASALASNTWHGGSLATDALVRFKEQCQTEGRLLASSSLNHLLFEAARHFDVRIPELDNFEAFTKNKRLAQGSLFRFRWCEKPSPTNTRLVSRILGREITTVPDFVRDWAADLARAIELMTCDVGTAEAVLNCWLAYILHLGQSAPRSFREVKRLIHVNDSEGTEQASESCFVGFMKARLHLIGRANAPRAISMLVTAWHKLRAAQRWSEPTSCPFDLKLDRIAKFPQKKTRTSRNAIDEAVLEIISLENRRDDFIFARNYGKASFMYNLRNVYTDKYEDVFWPAVPICVEIIINSGARNSAARWADSGEGDEFVFEQISGKKLPNDLPTMQKCRRESFLQKLFVPSDDTHASTMHFCVDKIKNEHDIPWCPPHIEDLYWRMCGLQKKFNPIRAPIPAIDSNSKKRRKNDTVKHVFPLFRMPDVAVALPFADYTLLQYWYALLVHCQPIVDERLGYHYPLLDASGKPIYDIHSLRVTLATHLSNQGATLGTMRDILGHSSIAMAAHYDASGPETIGSQLRHLYAIRQDAARKAIARDPEMLAVLAREAVRPSWVEDHVGIELLLEHKSSRSASFDAFFHGICPGGRCKEGGKRISPGKYEPVWRDRACGECRFRVIGPRFLPGMRDRADLLMIEFKMSQEGENSLNLLQEKENDQLAKHQRQAEIREEQILQTNLYREWQTENSMIQLCRTVNSVGNQPNEVKNDLLISRSSVSPEKFRFIPTETHSLVAVQRIIKQSREDPALAFQLPVGTEEYRNKMLRKFMVATDISSLFYRIPESEQQNAMDAIGDMVVNAAADSNDLQEILEGDYQEKRELLVAEISSVLAKIGLVNLTNELTHKSNS is encoded by the coding sequence ATGTTGACACTACGCTTCATCGACAATTGTGACGATGCGCTTTTGATAAGCGCAGCCGGAATAATGGCGAACACAAGCGATGAGATCGTAGTTGTAACGACTATGCCCACAACCGCTGAGCTTCGAGCGGCCGTCGAGAAATTTGAAGTCGAGATTCGTTCTGAATTTCGGCGTTTGTTTGAAAGAGAGTACTCCGATATCAAGAAAAGCTTTGGCTCTCTACGGCTTCTTGAGAAAAATTCTTCGGGGAGGGAAGGAGAATTATATGGATTAACCCTTCAAAACAAAAGGAACCCACCGCGGTTCTCTCATCTTACAAATAAATCTGTCCTTCAAGGGTTAATTCGCTTGGGTATCTTGAGTGAACATAGCTCAAAAGGGCAACCCCGCACCCGATTAGACAGGGGTTCTGGTCATATTGCTGATCTGGTCGGCGCTCTTTCGCAGGAAATGAAGTTGCGTCTGATCACAGAAGTATTGAGCGGAGATCTTGACGAAGCCCTGTTGGTAGACCAGTCCGCTGAGGTCGGGTTTGAAAAGCTGAAGCAGATAGTTCGCGGAAGCGATGATCCAGTCGAGATACTTGAACATCTCTTGCGGGCTGCAAGTGATTTCTTCCTTGAGCAGAAATTGCGAACGGCGGGCACGCCGGCCGGAAAGGGTACCGGCCGCGTATACGCGCCTGCCTGGTTTGCTCAGTATCTAGCCAAGATCGGCGTTTGGCTCTGGCCCTTCAGGCTTGAATCCAGCCTCTTCGGATTCTATCCAACTCGATGGCTACCGATAGCCTTCCGGCTCTCGGTGCCATCAAGTATGAGATCGTTCGCTGAGCATTGTCTCTCCGCTGCAGCGCCCAACGTCACCCGCGGAACTTCCAAGGAGAGAATCGGATGGGTCTTCCTAGCATCCGCTCTCGCGTCCAATACGTGGCATGGCGGCTCACTGGCAACTGACGCGCTCGTACGATTTAAGGAGCAGTGTCAGACTGAGGGCAGGCTATTAGCCTCCTCATCGCTAAACCACCTGCTATTTGAGGCAGCGCGCCACTTCGACGTGCGCATCCCGGAACTTGATAATTTCGAGGCATTCACCAAGAACAAGCGACTGGCGCAAGGCAGTCTGTTTCGGTTCCGCTGGTGCGAAAAGCCGTCCCCCACAAACACGAGGCTTGTCTCTCGTATTCTCGGCCGTGAGATCACCACAGTGCCAGATTTCGTGCGGGATTGGGCCGCTGACCTTGCGCGCGCAATTGAGTTGATGACCTGCGACGTCGGCACCGCAGAAGCCGTGCTCAACTGCTGGCTCGCCTACATACTACATCTCGGGCAGAGCGCACCAAGATCATTCCGGGAGGTCAAACGCTTAATCCACGTCAACGACTCTGAGGGAACAGAACAAGCTTCTGAATCCTGCTTCGTCGGTTTCATGAAGGCGAGATTGCACTTGATCGGCAGGGCCAATGCCCCCCGTGCAATATCCATGCTTGTTACCGCATGGCATAAACTGCGCGCCGCCCAGCGGTGGTCGGAGCCCACATCCTGCCCATTTGATCTGAAACTCGATCGGATTGCGAAGTTTCCTCAAAAGAAAACGAGAACCTCAAGAAATGCGATCGATGAGGCAGTACTTGAGATCATAAGTTTGGAGAACAGAAGAGACGACTTTATATTTGCACGAAACTACGGAAAAGCAAGTTTTATGTACAATCTCCGTAATGTATATACTGATAAGTATGAGGACGTATTTTGGCCGGCCGTTCCTATCTGTGTCGAGATAATTATCAACTCGGGCGCGCGCAATTCTGCGGCTCGTTGGGCCGATAGCGGTGAAGGTGACGAATTTGTGTTTGAGCAGATCAGTGGAAAGAAGCTACCAAATGATCTCCCGACCATGCAAAAATGTAGACGTGAATCTTTTCTGCAAAAATTATTTGTACCGAGTGACGATACACACGCATCCACGATGCATTTCTGCGTCGACAAGATCAAGAACGAACACGATATACCTTGGTGCCCTCCTCACATAGAAGATCTGTACTGGAGAATGTGTGGGCTTCAAAAAAAATTCAACCCGATCAGAGCTCCGATACCAGCTATCGATTCAAATTCGAAAAAACGACGCAAGAATGATACCGTGAAACACGTCTTCCCGTTATTCCGGATGCCGGACGTCGCTGTTGCCCTTCCCTTCGCGGACTATACCCTGCTCCAGTATTGGTATGCACTTCTAGTCCACTGCCAGCCGATCGTCGACGAGCGGCTAGGCTATCACTACCCACTGTTGGACGCGTCCGGAAAGCCGATTTACGACATCCATTCCTTGCGGGTAACGTTGGCGACGCATCTAAGCAATCAGGGCGCGACGCTGGGTACGATGCGCGATATCCTCGGACACTCCAGCATAGCAATGGCTGCCCACTACGATGCCTCTGGGCCAGAAACGATCGGGAGTCAGCTTCGCCATCTTTATGCTATCCGGCAGGACGCAGCCCGGAAGGCAATAGCGCGTGATCCTGAGATGCTGGCGGTACTGGCGCGGGAAGCCGTTCGACCTAGTTGGGTCGAGGATCACGTTGGCATTGAACTTCTCTTAGAGCATAAGAGCTCAAGATCTGCATCTTTCGACGCATTTTTTCACGGGATATGTCCCGGTGGTCGATGCAAAGAGGGCGGAAAGCGCATCTCGCCAGGTAAATATGAGCCCGTTTGGCGGGATAGAGCTTGCGGCGAATGTCGCTTCCGCGTCATCGGGCCACGATTCCTACCTGGCATGCGCGATCGTGCGGACCTCTTAATGATCGAATTCAAGATGTCACAGGAAGGAGAGAACTCGCTGAACCTCTTGCAAGAAAAGGAAAATGATCAGCTGGCTAAACATCAACGTCAGGCCGAAATTCGTGAAGAGCAGATTCTGCAAACAAACCTTTACCGTGAGTGGCAGACGGAAAATTCTATGATTCAGCTCTGCCGCACCGTGAATAGCGTCGGTAACCAACCGAATGAGGTGAAAAACGACCTTTTGATTTCCAGATCGTCAGTATCTCCTGAGAAATTTAGGTTTATTCCAACTGAAACCCACAGTCTTGTCGCCGTGCAGCGGATTATCAAGCAATCACGGGAAGATCCGGCGCTCGCATTTCAACTACCCGTCGGAACTGAGGAATATCGCAACAAGATGCTTCGTAAGTTTATGGTTGCTACTGACATATCCAGCTTATTTTATCGCATCCCTGAATCTGAACAACAAAATGCGATGGATGCCATTGGAGATATGGTCGTTAATGCAGCGGCCGATTCAAACGATCTACAGGAAATTCTGGAGGGCGATTACCAAGAAAAAAGAGAATTGTTGGTAGCAGAAATATCTTCTGTGTTGGCGAAGATTGGACTGGTAAACTTGACAAATGAGCTTACTCATAAGAGTAACTCGTGA
- a CDS encoding helix-turn-helix domain-containing protein encodes MQSKEAAVIVPNEILRAARSALGMSQAELAELSGVGERTILRVERNERVAIRTLQRLRAALEGQGVEFLASESGHGPGLRIPLEQIKRDDLRF; translated from the coding sequence ATGCAATCCAAGGAAGCGGCGGTGATCGTTCCCAACGAAATCTTGCGGGCAGCACGGTCGGCGTTGGGCATGAGCCAAGCTGAACTCGCTGAGTTGTCGGGAGTCGGAGAGAGAACGATCCTGCGGGTGGAACGCAATGAGCGTGTCGCTATCCGGACGCTCCAACGATTGCGTGCGGCTTTGGAAGGCCAAGGTGTCGAATTTCTCGCGAGTGAATCTGGTCACGGACCAGGGCTTCGGATTCCTTTAGAGCAAATCAAGCGGGACGATTTGCGCTTCTAG
- a CDS encoding RrF2 family transcriptional regulator: MISRKAKYALRALVALAQAEGGSLVISEIARRQRIPKKFLEQILLELKHEGILASRRGKIGGYMLVRRPEQVTYGEILRLVDGPIAPLPCLSRSAYQRCADCNGEENCEVRRVFARVAEASRAVLDRTTLADSLAAAEQAMALPEPAE, translated from the coding sequence ATGATATCCCGCAAAGCCAAATATGCCTTACGCGCCCTTGTCGCTCTTGCGCAGGCCGAAGGGGGCAGCCTTGTGATTTCCGAGATCGCCCGGCGCCAGCGTATCCCCAAGAAGTTCCTGGAACAGATCCTCCTCGAATTGAAGCATGAAGGCATTCTTGCCAGCCGCCGTGGCAAAATAGGAGGCTACATGCTGGTCCGGCGGCCGGAACAGGTCACTTATGGAGAAATCCTGCGGCTGGTGGATGGCCCGATCGCGCCGCTGCCCTGCCTTAGCCGGAGCGCTTATCAGCGCTGCGCCGATTGCAACGGGGAAGAAAACTGCGAAGTGCGACGGGTGTTCGCGCGCGTCGCCGAGGCCAGCCGTGCCGTGCTCGACCGTACCACGCTCGCCGATAGCCTCGCTGCGGCGGAACAAGCAATGGCTTTGCCCGAGCCGGCCGAATAA
- a CDS encoding sulfate ABC transporter substrate-binding protein, producing the protein MVQFGGLAFAFADTTLLNVSYDPTRELYKEFDSAFAANWKKETGETVTIRTSHGGSGAQARSVIDGLPADVVTLALEADIDAIAEKTGKIPADWRGKLPNNNAPYTSTIVFLVRKGNPKGIKDWGDLVKDGVQVITPNPKTSGGARWNFLAAWAWARSQYGGDDKKAGDFVAQLYKHVPVLDTGARGATTTFVQRDIGDVLLAWENEAFLALDELGPDKFDIVMPSISIKAEPPVALVDGNVDAKGTRKVAEAYLEYLYSDIGQKIAAKHYYRPYKPEAADPADLKRFPDVKLVTIDAFGGWKKAQPAYFGDGGIFDQIYKPGQ; encoded by the coding sequence ATGGTACAATTCGGCGGACTGGCCTTCGCCTTCGCCGATACCACCCTTCTCAACGTGTCCTATGATCCGACCCGCGAACTCTACAAGGAGTTCGATTCAGCATTCGCCGCCAATTGGAAGAAGGAGACTGGCGAAACCGTCACGATCAGGACCTCGCACGGCGGGTCGGGCGCGCAGGCGCGTTCCGTCATCGACGGGTTGCCCGCCGACGTGGTGACACTCGCGCTTGAGGCCGACATCGACGCTATCGCCGAAAAGACCGGCAAGATCCCGGCCGACTGGCGCGGCAAGCTGCCCAACAACAATGCGCCCTATACGTCCACGATCGTGTTCCTCGTGCGCAAGGGCAATCCGAAGGGCATCAAGGACTGGGGTGATCTCGTCAAGGACGGCGTCCAGGTGATCACGCCCAACCCGAAGACTTCCGGCGGGGCGCGCTGGAACTTCCTGGCCGCCTGGGCCTGGGCGCGCAGCCAATATGGCGGCGACGACAAGAAGGCCGGGGATTTCGTGGCCCAACTCTACAAGCACGTTCCGGTGCTCGACACCGGTGCCCGCGGCGCCACCACGACCTTCGTGCAACGCGATATCGGCGATGTCCTGCTTGCCTGGGAGAATGAGGCTTTCCTCGCGCTCGACGAACTCGGCCCGGACAAGTTCGACATCGTCATGCCGTCGATCTCGATCAAGGCCGAGCCGCCGGTGGCGTTGGTCGACGGCAATGTCGACGCCAAGGGAACGCGCAAGGTGGCCGAGGCCTATCTCGAATATCTCTATTCCGATATCGGCCAGAAGATCGCTGCCAAGCACTATTACCGACCCTACAAGCCGGAGGCTGCCGACCCTGCGGATTTGAAGCGCTTTCCCGATGTAAAGCTGGTCACGATCGATGCGTTCGGCGGCTGGAAGAAGGCGCAGCCGGCCTATTTCGGCGACGGCGGCATCTTCGATCAGATCTACAAGCCGGGGCAATGA